ATCACCGGCTACGGCTTCACACCGCTGAAGCTGCCGGAGGGCTACGACTACTGGGCCATGTTCCACGGCGTCGACGAGCGGGTCCCCGTCGAGGCGCTGCACTTCGGCGTCCGCGTGCTCGACCGGTTCCTGCGGACGGCCTAGCGAGTGGGGGAGACGGTGCGGACGCCGGCGTACGGGGCGTGGCCCTCGCCCATCGACGCGGCCCTGGCCGCCGCGCACGACGGGCACCCGGAGTACGTCGGGTTCGTCGGCGACGAGGTGTGGTGGACCGAACCGCGGCCCGCCGAGGCGGGCGGCGCACGCTGGTGCGGCGGCGCGCCGACGGCCGGGAGGAGTCGTTGCTGCCCGCGCCGTGGAACGTGCGCAGCCGGGTCATCGAGTACGGCGGACACCCGTGGGCCGCCCTCGCCCAGGAGGACGGCCGCCCGCTGGTGGTGTTCGTGAACTTCGCCGACCAGCGGCTGTACCGGTACGAGCCGGGCGGCGAGCCGCGTCCGCTCACGCCCGTGTCCGACGTGGACGCGGGCCTGCGCTGGGCCGAGCCGCAACTGCGGCCCGAGCGGGGTGAGGTGTGGTGCGTGCTGGAGGAGTTCACCGGCGCCGGGCCCACCGATGTGCGCCGTGTCCTGGCCGCCGTACCGCTGGACGGCTCCGCCGCCCGGGACCGGGACGCCGTACGGGAACTCACCGACGACCGGCACCGGTTCGTCACCGGGCCGAAGCTGTCGCCCGACGGGCGGCGGGCGGCCTGGCTCGCCTGGGACCATCCCCGCATGCCGTGGGACGGCACCGAACTGCTCCTCGCCGACGTCGGCCCCGACGGCACCCTGCACGACGCCCGGACCGTCGCCGGCGGGCCCGGCGAGTCCATCGCCCAGGCCGACTGGACCCACGACGGGGGCCTGCTGCACGCGAGCGACCGCAGCGGCTGGTGGAACCTCTACCTCGACGGGGAGCCCCTATGTCCGCGCGAGGAGGAGTTCGGCGGGGCGCTGTGGAAACTGGGCATGCGCTGGTTCGCGCCGCTGAACAGCGGCCTGATCGCCGTCGTGCACGGCCGGGGCGCCACCGCCCTCGGGATCCTGGACCCCGAGACCGGTGAGGTCGTCGACGCGGCCGGGCCCTGGACCGAGTTCGCCGCCACCCTCGCGGTACACGGCGACCGGGTCGTCGCCGTCGGGGCCAGCCCGCGCAGCGCCTACGAGGTCGTCGAGCTCGACGCCCTCCCCCACGCGCGAACAAACTCGCGCGGGGGCACCCCCATCGGCCACGCCCGCGTCATCGGCGCCGAGTACGACGACGCCGTGGACCCCGCGTACTACCCCGAGCCGCAGATCCGCACCTTCACCGGCCCCGACGGCCGCGACATCCACGCCCACATCTACCCGCCGCACCACCCCGGCTGCGTCGCGCCCGGCGACGAACTGCCGCCGTACGTCGTCTGGGCGCACGGCGGGCCCACCTCCCGCGCGCCGCTCGTGCTCGACCTGGAGATCGCCTACTTCACCTCGCGCGGCATCGGCGTCGCCGAGGTCAACTACGGCGGCTCCACCGGATACGGCCGCGCGTACCGCGAACGGCTGCGCGAGCAGTGGGGCGTGGTCGACGTCGAGGACTGCGCCGCCGTCGCCCTGGCCCTCGCCGACGAGGGCACCGCCGACCGCGACCGGCTCGCCGTCCGGGGCGGCAGCGCGGGCGGCTGGACCGCCGCGGCCTCGCTCACCACGACCGACGTCTACGCCTGCGGGACGATCAAGTACCCCATCCTTGACCTCACCGGCTGGGGGACGGGGGAGACCCACGACTTCGAGTCGCGGTACCTGGAGAGCCTGATCGGGCCGCTCGCCGACGTGCCCGCGCGCTACACGGAGCGCTCGCCCGCCACCCACGCAGACCGCCTGGACGTGCCGTTCCTGCTGCTCCAGGGCCTGGACGACGTGATCTGCCCGCCCGTCCAGTGCGAGCGGTTCCTGGCCCGTCTCGGGGACCGGCCGGTGCCGCACGCCTACCTCGCCTTCGAGGGAGAGGGGCACGGGTTCCGGCGGGCCGAGACCATGGTGCGCGCCTTGGAGGCCGAACTCTCCCTGTACACCCAGGTGTTCGGACTGAACCCACCAGACATCCCGCCCCTGGAGCTCACCAAGTGAGACAGCTCCTGCGACCGCCCCGACTCGCCCCCGGCGCCCGCGTGGCCGTCGTCGCGCCCAGCGGGCCCGTGCCCGAGGAGCGGCTCGAGGCCGGGCTCGACGTCCTGCGCGGCTGGGACCTCGACCCCGTGGTGGCGCCCCATGTGCTCGGCCGCCACCGGGAGTTCGACTACCTGGCCGGTACGGACGCCCAGCGGGCCGCCGACCTCCAGAACGTCTGGTGCGACCCGGCCGTCGCCGCGGTGCTGTGTGCCCGGGGCGGCTACGGGGCGCAGCGCATGGTGGACCTGCTCGACTGGGAGGCGATGCGGGCGGCGGGCCCGAAGGTGTTCGCCGGGTTCAGCGACATCACCGTCCTGCACCAGGCGTTCGCCACCCGCCTGGGACTGGTCACCCTGTACGGCCCGGCGGCGGCCGGTGTCGACTTCCTCAAGAACTCCCGGGCGCAGGAGCATCTGCGGGCGACCCTCTTCGAACCCGAGTCCGTGCGGACCGTCACCGCCGTACCCCCGGGCGGCACCGCGCTGGTGCCCGGACGGGCCCGGGGCGTCACGCTGGGCGGCTGCCTCAGCCTGCTCGCGAGCGACCTCGGCACCCCGCACGCCCTCGCCGGCGCCCGGGGCGGGCTCCTGCTGATCGAGGACGTGGGCGAGAGCCCGTACCGCATCGACCGGTATCTGACCCAACTCCTGCGCACCGGCTGGCTGGACGGCGTCGCCGGGATCCTGCTCGGGTCCTGGGCGGCATGCGGCCCGTACGAGGAACTGCGCGCGGTGCTCGCCGACCGGCTCGGCGGCCTCGGCGTACCGGTCGTGGAGGAGTTCGGGTTCGGGCACGGCGAGGGCGCGCTGACGATGCCCCTCGGGATCGCGGCCGAACTGGACACCTCCACGGGCAGGTTGACGTTCGACGCGCCGGCCCTGAGCTGAGCACGCCGCTACTGAAATCCCGTCAAGAAACCCTCGTTGCGGTGGTTGACGCCCCGTGACACGTGTCACACCATGACTACCGGCCAGTACCTACTGGTCGGTATCCGGGTTGCCAGGTTGTCGTCGCCCTCACCGTGGAGGTCCGTGTGTCCCGACGCGTGCCCAGATCCCGCGCACCCCTCGCTCTCGCTCTGGGCGCCGCCCTGGCCGCCCCTCTCGCCCTCACCCCACCCGCCGCCGCGGCCGACCCCTACACCGTCACCCCGCTGAAGTTCACCGTCCAGACCGGCGGCCGCTCCTGCACGATCGACGCCGACCTGTACCGTCCCGCGGGCGTGGACCGCGAACACCCGGCGCCCGCCGTGCTCGGCACGAACGGCTTCGGCGGCAGCAAGTCGGACGGCTCGACGGACACCATCGGCAAGGCCTTCGCCCAGCGCGGCTACGTCTCCCTCGTCTACTCCGGGCTCGGCTTCGGCCGCAGCGGCTGCCTCATCTCCCTCGACGACCCGGACATCGACGGCGCCGCCGCCGCGCAGCTCGTCGACTTCCTGGGCGGTAAACGTGCCGCCGACGACGGCACCACCGCCGACTTCGTCACCCTCGACGCCCCCGGCGACCCACGCGTCGGCATGATCGGCGGCTCCTACGGCGGCGCCGTCCAGCTCGCCACGGCCGCCGTCGACCACCGCCTCGACGCGCTCGCCCCCATGATCACCTGGCACGACCTGGCCTACTCGCTGGACCCCAACAACGCCGTCGGCAGCACCGGCGTCCCCGGCGTCTTCAAGTGGCAGTGGACCAACGGCTTCTACCTCATCGGCGAAGGTCAGCCGCTGCTCCAGGCCAGCCTCGACCCCTCCCGCATCAACTCCCTGACCTGCCTGCACTTCGTCACCCAGGCCTGCCGGACCATCCGCACCCTCAACTCCGGCAGCTACCCCGCCGACCGGACCGCCGAGCTGCTCGCCTTCGCCCACCGCGTCTCCCCGGCGTCCTACCTGCACCGCGTCAAGACGCCCACCCTGCTGGTCCAGGGGCAGGCCGACACCCTCTTCAACCTCAACGAGGCCACGGCGACGTACCGGACGCTCCGGGCCCAGGGCACCCCCGTGAAGATGATCTGGCAGTCCTGGGGCCACAGCGGCGGGCTCAACGGCCCGGCCACCGGTGAACTCGACCTGTCCAAGGGCAACCTGGAGACCAGCTACGTCGGCCGGCGCGTCCTCGCCTGGTTCGAGCGCCACCTGCGCAAGCAGACGCACGTCGACACGGGCCCGGCCTTCGCCTACCACCGCGACTGGGTGACCGACCCGGACCACGCCTACGCCACCGCCGACCGCCTCCCCGCCCTCAACCGCACGCTGTACCTCTCCGGCGACGGCAAACTCGTCGACAACCGCCGCAAAGTGGCCCACGGCAGCCGGAGCTACACCAACTGGGCGATCCCCACGAGCCATTCGGAGAGCTCCCTGGCCGGGCTCATCGGAGTGCCGGACACGGCACCGCGCGACACCAAGGGCACCTACCTCGACTGGACCAGCACACCGCTGGAACGCCCCCTGGACGTCGTGGGCGCGCCCCGGGCCACGCTCAGGGTGCACTCCCCGAAGGCCGAGCGCACACAGAACTCCTCCGACGCGGCCGACAAGCTCGTCCTCTTCGCCAAGATCTACGACGTCGCCCCCGACGGCACCCGCACCCTCGTGCGCCGCCTGGTCGCACCCGTCCGGGTACCGGACGTGACCAGGAGCTTCACCGTCACCCTGCCCGGCATCGTGCACCGGTACCAGACCGGGCACCGGCTGCGGTTCGTGATCGCGGCGAGCGACGACGCGTACTTCGGCAACAAGGGGATCAAGCCGGTGACGGTGGTCAGCGATGAGGATGAGTTGCATTTGCTGCAACTTCCGACAGTCGGTTGAAGCGGAGACGATCAATCCGAGACTGCGGCTGGTGCGGCGCCTGGAGGAGTTCAGCGGGTTGTATCCGTGGCAGTGGACTCCGGAGGAGGGCTCGATCCCCGCTACGGCTGGGTGCCCGCGTGCATGGAGCGGTTCGGCGAGGTGCCCCGCGAGGCGTTCCATGAGGGCAACTCGGTTGCGCGCAGGGTGGAGTTCGAGGCCAACCCGAGTCGACGTCCGCTGGCCTACGGCGAGATACAGGCCCTGTTCGATGCGGCGGACGCGAGGTCAGGCAAGATCCGGGCGACGCTGCGGCAGCTGATGGCCGAGCACGGGATGTTCCAGACCTCGGACCTGGTGCCCATGCTTGCTGACCGCGGAATCAAGCTGTCGCGCGAACAGGTCCACCGGCTGGTGACACAGTCTCCGGCTGCGCGGTCAGCTGCGCGATCTGGTCCCTCGCCTCCTCGACCTGCGTGGTGATCTCCCGCTCCCGCTCCTCCAGGCGCGCCAGTACCGCCCCCAAGGTCAGCTCCCCGGCGGTCATGAGGGTCGAGCAGGAAGCCCGCAGGGCGTCCGCTCCTGGGCCTGCGCCGCCCTTTCCCGAACCACCAGAAGTGGAACCATAGCTAACCTCCCTGTTTCGCTTCGAGTGACTGAGCGGGTCTGAGCGGGGTGCAGTGGTGGGTTCGGTTGCTTGTCTCCGTGCGGGCAGGGCTGTGGCCCGACGCTCGGGTCGGGTGCTCCAGGGTTCCTCGGGTCGTGGGTGGGCAGGGGCGCTGTCATGCTTCAGGTGGCTGGCCGGGGTAGGGCCGTGAGGCGTACGAATGCGCTGGTCAGCTCGTTTCGCCAGGGCCAGGTTGCGGAGATGCGTAAGTGGAGGCGGCGGCCGCCCCGGGTGATGCGGGCGGCGGCGTGCAGCAGCCGGTAGCGGAGCTTCCTTGGCTTGGCGGTGGCCAACTCGCCTTCCAGCAGGAGTGTTTGCGTCCAGGCGAGCAGGTCGGCGCCGGTCAGGGCCAGCTCCAGCCAGGCGGCGTTGATCTGGAAGTGGCGTGAGGGCCAGGCCGGTGGTCTTGCCGCTGCGGATGCGGTCCTCGACGCGGGCGTGTGCGCGATGGCGGACC
The genomic region above belongs to Streptomyces coeruleorubidus and contains:
- a CDS encoding CocE/NonD family hydrolase, whose protein sequence is MSRRVPRSRAPLALALGAALAAPLALTPPAAAADPYTVTPLKFTVQTGGRSCTIDADLYRPAGVDREHPAPAVLGTNGFGGSKSDGSTDTIGKAFAQRGYVSLVYSGLGFGRSGCLISLDDPDIDGAAAAQLVDFLGGKRAADDGTTADFVTLDAPGDPRVGMIGGSYGGAVQLATAAVDHRLDALAPMITWHDLAYSLDPNNAVGSTGVPGVFKWQWTNGFYLIGEGQPLLQASLDPSRINSLTCLHFVTQACRTIRTLNSGSYPADRTAELLAFAHRVSPASYLHRVKTPTLLVQGQADTLFNLNEATATYRTLRAQGTPVKMIWQSWGHSGGLNGPATGELDLSKGNLETSYVGRRVLAWFERHLRKQTHVDTGPAFAYHRDWVTDPDHAYATADRLPALNRTLYLSGDGKLVDNRRKVAHGSRSYTNWAIPTSHSESSLAGLIGVPDTAPRDTKGTYLDWTSTPLERPLDVVGAPRATLRVHSPKAERTQNSSDAADKLVLFAKIYDVAPDGTRTLVRRLVAPVRVPDVTRSFTVTLPGIVHRYQTGHRLRFVIAASDDAYFGNKGIKPVTVVSDEDELHLLQLPTVG
- a CDS encoding S66 peptidase family protein, with translation MRQLLRPPRLAPGARVAVVAPSGPVPEERLEAGLDVLRGWDLDPVVAPHVLGRHREFDYLAGTDAQRAADLQNVWCDPAVAAVLCARGGYGAQRMVDLLDWEAMRAAGPKVFAGFSDITVLHQAFATRLGLVTLYGPAAAGVDFLKNSRAQEHLRATLFEPESVRTVTAVPPGGTALVPGRARGVTLGGCLSLLASDLGTPHALAGARGGLLLIEDVGESPYRIDRYLTQLLRTGWLDGVAGILLGSWAACGPYEELRAVLADRLGGLGVPVVEEFGFGHGEGALTMPLGIAAELDTSTGRLTFDAPALS